A window of Trichoderma atroviride chromosome 3, complete sequence contains these coding sequences:
- a CDS encoding uncharacterized protein (BUSCO:EOG092D3GEY) translates to MDNFEKHGLNEDDFGAKTGIVSAFDAFPKSKPQYVTQTSGGGKWTVAMLLISSIFMWTELGRWWRGIEAHTFAVERGVGHDMQINLDIVVKMHCDDLHVNVQDASGDRILAADKLAREATTWSQWVDEKGMHKLGKNENGQLDTGLGWHSKHDEGFGEEHVHDIIALTQRRAKWARTPRPRGKPDSCRMFGSMDLNKVQGDFHITARGHGYMGMGQHLDHDKFNFSHIISEMSYGPYYPSLVNPLDRTVNSAIVHFHKFQYYLSVVPTVYLANRRIVNTNQYAVTEHSKTISDHQIPGIFFKYDIEPILLSVEESRDGFLSFVIKIVNIFSGVMVAGHWGFTLSDWIREVIGKRRRSNGGVGVLGNKHGFDE, encoded by the exons ATGGACAACTTCGAGAAGCATGGCTTGAACGAGGACGACTTTGGCGCAAAGACGGGCATCGTCAGCGCCTTTGATGCATTCC CTAAATCCAAGCCGCAGTATGTGACGCAGACGTCTGGTGGTGGCAAATGGACTGTTGCCATGctcctcatctccagcatATTCATGTGGACTGAGCTGGGCCGCTGGTGGCGCGGAATCGAGGCCCATACGTTTGCTGTCGAAAGGGGCGTCGGGCACGACATGCAAATCAATCTCGACATCGTCGTCAAGATGCACTGCGACGATCTGCACGTCAACGTCCAGGACGCCTCGGGGGATCGCATTCTTGCTGCGGACAAGCTGGCTCGCGAGGCCACCACCTGGAGCCAGTGGGTCGATGAAAAGGGCATGCACAAGCTCGGCAAGAATGAGAATGGCCAACTCGACACGGGCCTTGGCTGGCACTCGAAGCACGACGAGGGCTTTGGCGAAGAGCATGTTCATGACATTATTGCCCTCACTCAGAGGAGGGCCAAGTGGGCGAGGACTCCTAGGCCCAGGGGAAAGCCGGACAGCTGCCGCATGTTTGGAAGCATGGACTTGAACAAGGTGCAGGGAGACTTTCATATCACGGCCAGAGGCCACGGCTACATGGGAATGGGCCAGCACTTGGACCACGATA AATTCAACTTTTCTCACATCATCTCGGAAATGTCGTATGGCCCGTACTACCCATCGCTCGTCAACCCTCTCGATCGTACCGTCAACTCGGCCATTGTCCACTTTCACAAATTCCAGTACTATCTCTCCGTGGTCCCCACCGTTTACCTCGCCAACCGCAGAATCGTCAACACCAACCAGTACGCCGTCACTGAGCACAGCAAGACAATCTCGGACCATCAGATCCCCGGCATCTTTTTCAAGTACGACATTGAGCCCATCCTGCTGAGCGTGGAAGAAAGCCGTGACGGattcttgtcttttgtcATCAAGATTGTCAACATCTTCAGTGGCGTCATGGTAGCTGGCCACTGGGGCTTCACGCTGAGCGACTGGATCCGCGAGGTCATTGGCAAGAGGCGCCGGAGCAACGGCggtgttggtgttttggGCAACAAGCATGGCTTTGACGAGTAA
- a CDS encoding uncharacterized protein (SECRETED:SignalP(1-22)~CAZy:GH76~TransMembrane:1 (n4-15c22/23o419-441i)), which produces MKSFFGPGAIAALLAAADIAAAQQTPFSISSTDDIKKTAATLSWDLLQYYKGNESGQTPGLLPGPPPVGPYYWWEAGAMFGTLIDYWFLTGDSTYNDLAIAGIQFQTGTDDDFQPRNETLSLGNDDQGFWGMTAMLAAEENFPNPPAVPTVTMTLVTVVCDGRFPPTNKGYPYKNSIANGCFFNIGARLARYTGNTTYLDWAEKTWNWWAGVGFLDAETYAIYDGADVAVNCTDINKAEFSYNSAVWLLGAAYMWNHTKSDVWKTRVNKLVDHGLETFFPKGIAYEPTCEPWGTCSTDMLSFKGYVHRWYATTTQIAPFTAGKILPVLKTSATAAIKQCTGGAFGRQCGFKWDSGKYDGVTGVGQEMNVLGAVSSLLIGGSKGPVTNSTGGTSQGNPNAGANPNSFEIPVTPITAGDKAGASIVTIIVVCSTVSLLGWMSLGA; this is translated from the exons ATGAAGTCATTCTTTGGGCCcggcgccatcgccgccctTTTAGCTGCGGCAGACATCGCTGCCGCGCAACAGACGCCGTTTTCCATTTCCTCAACCG ATGACATCAAGAAAACAGCAGCCACCCTATCGTGGGATCTGCTCCAATATTACAAAGGAAATGAGTCCGGCCAAACCCCAGGCCTTCTTCCCGGACCCCCTCCTGTTGGACCTTACTACTGGTGGGAAGCCGGTGCCATGTTTGGCACGCTGATCGATTACTGGTTCTTGACCGGCGACAGCACCTACAACGACCTCGCCATAGCAGGAATTCAGTTCCAGACGGGAACCGACGACGACTTCCAGCCCCGCAACGAAACGCTCTCGCTGGGAAACGATGACCAAGGCTTTTGGGGCATGACGGCCATGTTGGCTGCCGAGGAGAACTTTCCCAACCCCCCTGCTG TCCCGACCGTCACGATGACACTTGTAACGGTGGTTTGCGATGGCAGATTCCCCCCGACCAACAAAGGATACCCATACAAGAACA GTATTGCCAATGGCTGTTTCTTCAATATAGGAGCACGTCTGGCCCGTTACACTGGCAACACGACCTATTTGGACTGGGCGGAGAAGACGTGGAACTGGTGGGCAGGCGTCGGCTTCTTGGATGCCGAAACATATGCCATCTATGACGGCGCTGATGTTGCGGTGAACTGCACCGACATCAACAAGGCCGAGTTTTCGTACAACAGTGCAGTCTGGCTTCTCGGAGCCGCATACATGTGGAATCAT ACCAAGAGCGACGTATGGAAAACCAGAGTCAACAAACTCGTCGATCACGGCCTCGAGACCTTCTTCCCCAAAGGCATTGCGTACGAGCCCACCTGTGAACCTTGGGGCACTTGCTCCACCGATATGTTATCCTTCAAAGGCTATGTCCATCGATGGTACGCTACTACAACGCAGATTGCTCCTTTCACGGCTGGAAAGATTCTTCCCGTGCTCAAAACATCGGCGACGGCAGCCATTAAGCAATGCACGGGTGGCGCTTTCGGTCGCCAATGCGGTTTCAAGTGGGATTCGGGCAAGTATGATGGCGTCACTGGCGTGGGCCAAGAGATGAATGTCTTGGGCGccgtttcttctcttctcatcggCGGCAGCAAGGGCCCAGTAACCAACAGCACCGGTGGCACGTCGCAGGGCAATCCCAACGCTGGCGCCAACCCGAACAGTTTCGAAATACCTGTGACGCCAATCACGGCGGGCGACAAGGCTGGCGCTTCAATAGTCACCATCATTGTCGTCTGCTCCACCGTCTCTCTGCTCGGCTGGATGAGCCTTGGCGCGTAA